The region CCGTCCTCGGCTGTCGGGGCCTCCAGTTCGGGCGGACTCCAATAGACCGTCTCGCGCAAGGTCTGATCCACGCAGTCCGGCAGGGTGCCCGGCGACCAATGCGCCGTGGCGGCAACCCGCGCGAAGGACAGACTGTTGTCGGGATTGCCCTTGGCGCGTATGCGGCCCCCCTCGAAGGACACGTCCTCGAGCGCAATGTTCAGCTGCGTAGCCGCGACCTTGGCCAGCTTTTCGCGCAGCCGCGTTGCTGCGATCTCGGTCGCACCAGCGACCGCCGGGGCAAAGCGCGAGGCGTAGTTGCCCGAGGCGATGGACCAGGCATCGCGCATCGTGTCCACATCAGCCAGAACGCGCACCGCCTCCATCGGCAGGGCGAACTTGTCGGCCACGACTTGCGCCAGGACGGTCCGGTGGCCTTGACCCTGCGGGACCGAGGCGACCTTGACCGTAACCGAGCCGAGCGGGTCGATTGCGATGGTTGCGGTTGCCTGCGCGCCGTTCTTGGGCCCCGCCTTGGCACGCTCTTCAGGGGTCAGCACGGTGGTGATGTAGCCCATATTCGATACCGAAGGCTCAACAACGCAGGCAAAGCCGATGCCATAGCGTCGGCCTTCGGCGCGGGCCTTTTCGCGGCGGGCGTAAAGCTCGGCGAGACCGCCTTCGGCGACCGCGCGGTTCAGCGCCGTGGCGTAATCGCCCGAGTCGTAGAGCGCACCGCTTGCCGTGCGGTAGGGAAACGCCCCGGCAGGGATGAGGTTGCGGCGGATGACCTCCAGCCGGTCCAGCCCAAGCTGCCGGGCGATGGCATCCATCAGTCGCTCCAGTGCGAAATAGATTTGTGGGCCGCCAAAGCCGCGGTTAAGGCCCGTTGGCGTCTTGTTCGTAAGAACGACACGATTGCGGATCGCCAGATTCTGGATGTCGTAGGCACCGGTCATGTTGCCGTGCATCCGGTAGAGCGTAGCAGGCTCCGGCGCGCGCAGATGGGCACCGCAATCCTCGATCTGATCCCAATCAAGTGCGGTGATCCGGCCATCCGCCTCAACCGCTGCTTCAATCCGAGTCTGCCGATTGGTCGCAGAAACGCTGGCAGACAGATGCTCCAGCCGGTCCTCGATCCACTTGACTGGCGCGCCCGCGATGCGCGCGGCGATGCCCGCGAGGATCATGTAGGGAAAGACGCCCTGCTTGATCCCGAACGAGCCACCGGAATCGGGGGGTGTGCGCAGCCGCAGCCGATTGCCCGGCACGTTCAGTGACCGGGCCACCACCGCGTGGATCGAGAAAGGGCCCTGGAAATTCGCGGTGACGTCATAGGCATCCTCGCCCGGCTCGTAGTTGGCGATCACGCCGTAGGTTTCGATGGGGGTGCAGGCGCTGCGCGGATAGGTAACGTCGATGCCAATCCGGCTCGAGGCAGCCTCGAACGCCGCTTCGGGATCGCCGTAGCGGAAGCGCCTTTCGTTAATGAGGTTTCCGCCGAGGCTGGGATGAAGCACCGGCGCATCGTCCGAGAGCGCCGCGACGGGATCGACCACTGAGCCGAGCGGGCCATAGTCAACCGCGACCAGATCTGCGGCATCCTCGGCCAGGTAGCGGTCGGTTGCCACGACCATGACCAGCGGTTCGCCGACATAGCGCACGCGATCCACCGCCATCGGCCAGCATTCGACATCGGCCTTCACGCCTACGGTCATCGACCGGGTGCGCGCGGCGACGTCCTGTCCGGTGATGACGGCGACGACGCCGGGCGCGCGGGCCGCCTCGGCGGTGTCGATCGACCGGATGTCGGCGTGTCCGTGCGGCGACCGCAAGAAGGCCAACGCCAGCGTTCCTGGTGCCACCGGCAGATCGTCGATGTAACGCCCGTGCCCCGACAGGAGTGCCGGATCCTCGACGCGTGCGACCGAGCGGCCGACGAGTGTCTCTGTAACGGTATCTTTCATGTCTCCTCCCGGCTTGGCATAGGCAAGCCCTTGGGAAGGGACGTTAGGCGCGCATCCGGAGGTCCCGCGATCCCGCCAGGTCTCGGACCTTACCGAGGAGTCTCAAAAACCGGGGTCAGCCGCTGTCGCGAAGCGCCGAGACATCACGGAAGATGCTCGGCGAGGAGCCGGCATGGTCGTGAAAGAAGCGCGAGAAATGCGCCGGCACTGAGAAGCCCAAATCGTCGGAGATGTCGGTGAAGCTGCGGGTGTCGTTTGCGACTGCCTGCACCGCGCGCTCCACTCGCTGGGTGTTCAGATAGACACGCGGAGAAATGCCGGTCTCGGCCTCAAACAACCGGAAGAAATGCGCGCGGGACACGCCGCTTTCGCGCGCCAGCCACTCCATCGAGGGAATTCGAGCCGGGTCCGCGCACATCAATGCCTGGGCCCGCGCGATCCGCCGGTCGGGCGCGCGCATTGCTGTGGCCCGTGCCCGGAGCGACGGCTGCGCCTCGCGCCAAAGCGCCAGCCGCTCGATGATCGAGACCATCAGCCGCCCGATCAGCCGCTCATGTGTTGCGGCGTCGCCCGGAGCCTGCACCATCGCCTCGGCGGTCTCGCCGACCTGGCGGCGAATCTGCGGGGTGATGGCACCGCCCGGATGCGGGAAAAAACCCGGTCCCGCGCTCGCTTGCCAATTGCCGCGAAACGCGCTCAGCCAGATCGGCTCAATGTAAAGCGCGAGGATGATCGTCGGCGGTTGGCCCGCGCGGTGCACGTAGCTGTGGTGTTCCCAAGCGTTGATGAGCACGGCGCTTTCGTCGGTCAGCGCCACGCGCCGACCACCCACGTCAAACTCGGTATCGGCACCCTCGACCTTCAGCAGCACGTGGCATTGTGCATGGGCATGCTTGACAAGGGGCCGGTCCATATCAAGGAGAGCGACCCGCCCGAACGTCCCGATAGCGATCCTCAGAGCAGACGACATCTGGAATCGTTACCAGTTTTCGCGAACCTGTCAATCTCGCTCGGCTGCAAGCATCTCGGGTGCAGGTATCATGACGGTTGGACGTTTCAGGCCATCCTCGAAGGCACTTGTTCAGTCTGTAACTTCACTCGTTCGCGGATGCCGAATACCCCGCTTGATCAACGTGGTCGCAATCTGGTCGGCTTAATAAATCTATTTCGTTGGTGCGGAAATCGCTCCGCTTAGCGCAAACGCACTTCGGTATGCGCAAAACCCCTTCGGCGACACAGAAGCCATTTCCTTTCAGTCGCATGGAAATTTGAGCTTCTTCCAAATCTCAGTCGTGTGAGCGGAGCAGAGCCTTACATCGACAAGCGTAGTCACAGATGAAACTGTCAAATACCGAATGATTGAATAGAAAGAGAAGGCTGAGCACTGGTCGTTGGCTGCGCTGGCAACGAACGTCAGCTCCGGGCCGTTCTTGCTGGTCCTGCTGATGCCGCACCTGCGAAAAAGTCTGCCCCTCACGCGGACAATTTGGGCTCCTTGCAGCCATACGGCAATGCAGAGTGAAACCCAGTTTCAGGATCGCCTGAATGTCAGCTTTCAATGTTCAGGCAGGGCCGGATCGCGCTTGCGGCGAACTTCCGCTCTTCGCCCTTTCACGCCAGCAAAGTTCATACTTAATCCTCAAATATCTGCGCAATGATCAGAATTTCTGCTGATGTCACATCGTCGATGACAATGTACGGTCCAAATTCATCCATGCTTGGATCAATTCGGACCCGTAGGGAAGTTGATATCTTTCGCAGAACCGAGTGCTTGGCGTGGAGCTTCAGCCGCGCAGGCGGCCCGCCATCAACTCGGCTCCGGACATCGTGTTCGTTCTTCATTGGTCCAAGATCTTTCGGACTGCTACCCGTTGATTCTGAAGTGCCTTTGAACCTTCCCGATCCGACGCTCAGACTCCGGTGAGGTGCTGATCGGGCACCCGCCAACAAGTAGGAATCTTGGTGTTGCCCAAAGTCAGCCAAAATACCTTTAGTAGCTCTTGCAAAGGAGCGCGACGATGCCTTACCGGCCTTATATGGAAATGGTTCAGTTCCAGTTGGATTGAAGGGTGAAGCTTGGGTTCGCGAATGCGATCCACGGCGAACGTTCAAGGGCATAACGCACTTCCTCTAAATAGATAGAAACATGCAGGGTGTTGTAGCGGAGGAGTTCTCTTTACCTTCGCTCGACTCTCCTCACTCAGTGCAATGGTGGCCGATTGATTGCCAGTTCGACAGAATCCATCATTCTTGTAACTGAGCGTAGACTTATTAATTGTGGAGCCCTGATCGCCTCGATAACCTCCTTCACTGCATCAACAGCTCCGGGTGGGAGGTTTCGCTTGGTGCTTAGCTGATCCGCGAATCCAAGCAGATGCTCAATTGAAAGCGGTGAGAGCTTTAAGGGTGGGCAGCGGCTGAGAAACGGGGCGGGCAGTCCCTGCACGCTATTTGCGGTCATGATCCATGTAATCCAGGACATATCAAAGGAGACGCGGAAATATGGGCACGACCATCGAACGGCGGTAGAGCGCTCCAAAAATGGTAGGAGCCCCTCGGATAGAGCGAACCGCTGCCCCCGTAGCGATTCGACCGTACCTGCTTTCTAAACCTCATCGACTACGATGACAGGGTTTGCCACCCCGGTGGCCATGATGGTTTCCAAAGGCTTTCCTGGCCCGGCGGATCCCCAACCACGTTGAGACCCAGTGACCGAGAAGGAAGCAGGCTCGCTGGTGGCCTCTACCACTGCGGTCGGCACCGTTAAATGCCGCGCCAAGGTGCGTGCCCAGTAGGTTTTTCCAATGCCGGGCGGTCCAACTAGGAGCAGGGGTCGCAAAAGCGGCGCCAGATCACCTCTGCGTACCGACGCGCGCATGTCCTGCCAGATCATTTCTGTCGCTGCTGCCATCCAGGGCATCTCAGAATGAATAGCAGAGGCAATTTCGTCTGCACGGTGTTCGGTTTCGACTGAAATAAGCTCTACGCCGTGGCGGAATACTTCCAACTTCTGGCGGTCTTTGTCGGCCAGATGATCCATGCCTGATCTACGAGAAACCGCATCTTTGTAGGCGACTACCTTCCGTCGAATATTGAGCCGATCTCGATCAGAAATATGATTGCCTCCTTCGAGTTTGCCTCTCTTCTTCCGAAAATTGATAAGGTGACGTTTCAGGCGGGCTTCGATGTCAAACGCTGACGGAGCATCGGGATTAGGGAATCTGACATCGGAAAATTTGATGCGGGGCATTTGATGTCCTCTCATAGCCGGTTCACCAGTATCTTGGCGACCAGCATTCGACAGCGAGGGGCTGCCTGGGGTTAATCGAGGGGATCCGGATCCTTGAGAACGTTATGGGAACATCTGGCAGCCTTCGTCAACCACCTTGCCTCGCTCCCAGGCCAAAAACGAAAGATGCCGACCCTCTCGGATCGGCATTTTACAAAGTAATTAATTTCAATCACTTAACGCACAGTGGAAGAAATAGACCTAGAAAGTGGAAGACAAATCAGCCGAAATGGCGCTGAATTGCCCGCCGTTTCACCTATTGAAACGGCCAGGCGCGATCTGCCACCGACCTACATCTAAAGCACTGGTTTAGTTGATGTCGGAAATCATTGGCGCCGGTTGGCCTGCCACCACGGCGGGTCATTTTTTGCCACTAAAACTTTCCGCATCTACAACCGTCTTGGTCAGCGTTGAAGCTATAGGTGATTAGCGATGCCATCAGTCAATTATCATGGCCGTCGCGCGCGGCGAGGACCGACGCTTCCGGCCCTCTGCAGACATTCAAGCCAAGCGCAGCAAACGGCCTCTTCCAATCCATGGCGGGATATCATGTTATTCTGGCGGCTGAATTACTTACAAGCTGCACACATCTTTTTGTAGTGATCCCCGCCAACTTCCTTGATGAAGTTGATACCAGCTTTGGCCGCGCGGATGGCTTCTTCCAGCGTGAGGTCTGGCAACGTTCCAAGGCCGTCAATTGTGCCGTGCGACTCGATTTGGACAAGCCGTTCGAGAGCGCGAACATCAAGCTTGTCTTTCACTTTGTCATGGTACTCCCCAAGAGCGTCTGCGAATTTAGGTCTGCCCGGCGAACAGAAGGTTGCGAACATCTCCAGCAACTTACGCGTCGCATTTGGCAGCAAGAATAGTTTGTCGGTTTCCCCAGTCTTCACGGCGCTACGAACAAGGTGGAAGAGGTAGTGATATTCGCTGTCGTAGTTCACCAGCAATTTGTGCATTTGGATAAGCGAAGTTACCCGTTCGTCTCCAACACCCGAATCCCGACAGTCAAGTGAAAGTAAGGCCTTCCCCCACTTGCTCTCGTCCCTGCGGTGCAAATTTTGAAACTCGCGTTTCACCATATTCATGAAGCTCGTGTTGTGCGTGAGGACAATGACCTGAGCGCACTTCTTGGTCATGCGCGTCATCAGGCTGTAGGCATAGGTTCGAGCGGCGGTATCGAGGCTCGAAATAGGGTCATCAATGATCAGCACAAGGTCTTCGACCTTGCGCCCCTCGGCGGCCAGTTGCGTCAGGAAGTAGCAAAAAGAAACCGCTGTCCGTTCTCCTTCACTAAGCTCGGTTGCAGGTTTTCCGCTCGGCCGAAGGATGCTGTAGCCACCGGCTTCGGCAACAAGACGAAGTTCTTTGTGCCCTAGGTAGGCCCAAATGAGCTCATTCATCTTGTCCGCGCCAACACCGTGGTCTTGTAGGTCGTTGCGAAGTTCTAACTGGCGGTCTGCAAGGCCCTTCTCGTCCGTTTGCGCTGTCTTAAGCTCTGTTCCGGCATCCTGCACAGCCTTTTGAAGGCGGTCCCAATCACCTTGGTTGGTCGCCAAAACATGTGCTTCGATTTTCGTGAAGGCGTCCTTTTGCATTGCGGCAAAACTCGTGAAGGCTTCGTTGTGCCTATTCACGGCAGAAGTCAGGGCGGTCTCTATTTTCTCATATTCTGCGAGCCACCTTTCAAGGTCGAAATCGGCCAGCTCTGCGGTTGCCTCGACTTCTTTGGTCGGGTTTGTTGCCTTTACCTCGAGACCTTTGAGAAGCTCCCCGACACACGCGCCAAGCTGCTTGATAGCGGTTTCGAAAAGCATTCGGTTCAGGGCGATTGCTTCCCGTTCTTCGGCGGTAACTTCAGCTTCCTTGGGGACAGACCGATAGAGCTCCCTAAGAGCTTGCTGGTGTTCATGCCCGTGCTTCACGGCGTCTTCCAGAACGCGAAGAGCCTCAGCCCACGATCTGTCGAACATTACCCGAAGCTGTGCTCGGCGCTCTTCAGAGAATGGGTTTCCACAGAGCAAGCAGTCGATCACACTATGTTCGTCGTGATAGTGGAGTCCTTTCTCGACCCAGCGAAGAGCATCCGAGTGGGCTTCGAACTCCTTCGAAGCGATGCCGGAAACGCTCTCGGTCAGCAGGGCTTGACCAACCTTGAACCAGTCAATCAGACCGGCCGGAAGGCTTGGGGAGAACGAAAGCGTTGGCAGGGGTTCCCGCTGAGCAAGCATTCCTTGGTTTTTCTTGAGCTCAGCTTCGGACAGCTTCTTCTCCGCGCCGAAGGATGCTTTCGAGTAATGTCCTTGAATTTTTCGAGCGTCGTAGGACTGCGTGTAAGTGCTCGACGCAGCGACTTCTCGGACGTTGCGCGCCACTCGCGTTTTGAAGTCCGATAGGTCCTTATCAGCCTTGGTCTTCGCCTTCTCTTTGGCCTTGGTCTGTTGCTTTGCCGCGGAAAGTTTTGGAGCTATCTCGTCAAACTCTTTTCGAGCATCGACCTTCTTTTCGCTCAGATAGGCAATTCCCTTCGTGCTGCTGGCATCCCATTCGAAGTTCCTGGACACAAAGTCTGTATTGAAAACCAGCAAGTTACTCCCGAAGGGGTTTGAGATAGGATTTTGCGTGACAGCCGTGCCGTCAGACACTTCTATTTTGAAAGCTGTTTCTGTGGGTAATCGCTCCTCAAGACGTCCCCGCTCAATCGACGAAAACACCCGCGAAAGGGTTGTTTTTCCAGACCCATTGAACCCGTAAATTAGGGTGCGAGGTTTGAGTTGAATATCTGCAGGGGCGGAAAAATCCTTCCACACTCCTGCGTTTTTCAGTTCGGAAACTCTGCTAATGATCAAGTTAATATGCTCTACTCGAAAAAATTCTTGGCGATGTTCGGCTATCAGTCAAAATATGCGACCGCCTTTGCCTTGGCGCAACTAAAAGTTGCGAGGTGATCCTGTATGGTCGTTGCTAAGCACCGCGTTTTGGAGTGTTTGGTTAAGGCAGGCGGTTCAGAGTCCCACCATTCACTAAGCCCGCCGAGCCAGTTCTTGCGCGAAGCCGCCATTGGCGTCAGCTGCAGCGAAAGTCCGGTTTCCGCCTTTCATTCCAAAGGCCCTCGCAATCGCAGCGCAAACTGAGCAGCGGCAGCGAACGGCAGGAAAGTCCGCATTGCCGTCCTTCACCTGCCACCTCAACGCCGGTGCCATTTCCAACAGCAATGAATGGCAGGAAGGAGCCCCAAACTGACCGCGTAAGCCGTTGGAGGCTTCGCAGTGGCAGCATGGCGCGCTTAGTGCGGCCGGCCCTTAGCCGACATTCGTGTAAGGCGTGGCAGATGGCCGGTCCCAACCCATACGCGACATTCGTATCAGCCGCAGCAAAAGCCTTAAGGTAGCCCGATACCCGTCGATCTTCCAGAGGTTGTGGCACTGACCTTAACCTCAACGCGCTTCGTCTGTGACCTTGCCCATGAATTAACTGTGCAAGTCATTCGTAGGAAGACGACAGCGCTGAAGGAAGCAAACGTTTGCGAATTTGGTCGGCCAGTTCGCTGAGATGCGCGGGGAAGCGCCTATTACGGCGAGCAAGGAGGTGGACGTATACGGATTGGAGTTGAGGCGCCTGAATAGAAACTGCAGAGAGTTGTCCGCAGGCAAGTTCCGCGCTAACGCTGAAGGCTGGCAAGACAGTGATCGCGCGGTCTGCAAGTGCCATGCGTGCGAGCAGAGCGATCGAATTGCTCGTGACGACCGGTGAGATCAAGAGGCCGTTGTTGATCGCTGCCTCGTCAATCATCTGGCGTATACGGAAATTCGACCCCATCAGCGCGAGCGGTTCGGCGCAAAGCTCTTGCATTGTCATGCTACGGCGCTGCGCCAAGCTGTTCTCCGTGTTCATGATTGCCATCAACGGAACCGTTGCGCGATAGCGCGAGACGATCTGCGGATGCGAGACGGGATGAAAACCGACGCCGAAATGCACCTCATCCTCAAGTAGAAGGCGCATCATGCTCGTGGTGTCTGTGACACTGACTGTCAGATTGATCCCGGAATAGTCGTCCATGAAGTGATCCAGCGTGTCGTAAAGCGCAGGTCCGAGGAACCCTTCGCCAATGGCGATCTCGACATGACCGGTTCGCGCCGTCGAAATTTCGAGAAGCTGCCCCTCTAACAGTTCCAAGCCAGTTTGACGGGCACGGTAGTAGTCAATGACTGCGTGGCCCGCGTCGGTCAGGCTGATCTCGCGACGGCCATGTTCGATCAAAGCGGTTCCGATTTCCGTTTCGAGCTGGGCGATCTGTCGGCTGACCGAAGACGGGGCAATCTCCAGGAAATCCGCTGCAGCACGCATCGAACCGCTGCGCCAGGCTTCGTATAGGAAATGGATTCGGTGATCGTTGACTTTCATTTCATCCGGTCGGTCGAGAGGTGGCTTATGTTAGTATGTTAAAGTAATTATAAATGTGTTGCAAAAAGCGCAACTACTATCAAGAAATTCCGTTATTGATTGCAACATTTCTCTCGGATGTAATGGTTATTGCCGTCGCCTCGTTCCTGAAAATCGGGGCGAACAGTGCGGCAAGCCGGCGTCAGACAGGCAGACATACCACATACAAAACCACAGAGAGGACACCTAATGGAAACCCGCGAAATCAACCCTTGGAGCTGGCAAGATGCCTTCGGGTTTGCCCATGGCCGCGAAGTAACCCAGGCAGGCCGTATTCTAACGTTGTCTGGCCAATGCGCTACGAATGCTTCCGGCGTTCCTCAGCATCCCGGCGATATGGCTGGGCAATTGTCCCTTGCTGTCGCCAATCTGGGCGAAGTGCTGAAACGAGCCGGAATGACCTATGCCAACGTGCAGGGAATCCGCATTTTCACAACCGACATGGACGCCACACTGGAGAATTGGGGATCGCTGATCGGCCCGTTCGTGGCCCTGGGTCATCGCCCGGCCAGCACGCTGGTCGGTACAACTCGTCTGTTCTCGCCCGATCTAATGGTCGAGATCGAAGCCACTGCGTGTGCTTGAGGAGGACCTGATATGATCCGTGGAATCCATCACCCGAGCCTCACCACCGACGACCTCGACGCTTTATTGTCCTTCTATAGCGACTTGCTGGGGTTTGAGGTTATCTCGTCATTCGGCTGGGAAACAGGAAGCGACCTGTCCGAACTGGCAGGCAACATCACCGGCGTGACCGGGTCCACCGCGCGCTCGGCGCTGTTGAAAGCCGGCAACGCCTATCTGGAAATCTTCGAATACACGCAGCCTCTATCGGCGCGCAGCGACACGCCCGCGCTGTCGAACAAAGGCATCGCCCATATCTGTTTCGACAGTGACGACGTGAAGGCCGATCACGCTCGACTCAGCGCCTCCGGGGTCACCTTCAAATCGGAACCTATCGACGTCGGCCCAATGCGCGTTTGCTACTGTCAGGACCCCGATGGGAATTTTGTCGAATTGCAGCAGATCACAGATCCGCAAAGCGGCTTGTGCCTCCCGGGATACGAAGCCTGAACAACATCTTTCGCCTTTCGCCGGAAGGCGCTGCACAAAAACAAAGACCGGCGTAAAAAGACATAACCAACAAGGAGGTTCGTTATGAACCAACCCACTCTTCAGTTCCGAGGGGGACTGGGTATGGCGTTTCTGCCGCCCGTCCTGTTCCTCATCTCCTGTTTCGTATATTTCGTCGTATTCAAGGCCTTCGATATGACTGCATTGGCAATGGGGGGCTTCGTGTCCCTGTTAATCGGCGCAGTTTTCGCGAAGAACTACAAGGAATACTGGGCGCAGGTCATGAAAGGCATCAGTGGCGAAAGCGCGGTTGCCATCGTCGTTATTCTGTTCATGGTCGGCATGATTTCGGCGCTGATCAAGGCGACGGGCGTGGCCACCGGCTTTGTTTGGCTGGCACAGGAAGTCGGGCTGAACACCGGCTATTATACGGTCTTCGTGTTTGTCGCGGTCAGCCTGATTTCGATGGCGACCGGGTCCTCAATCGGTACGATGTTCACCGCCTTCCCGATTTTCTACGCGGCGGGTCTCGCCATTGGCGCAGCCCCCGGCCCGCTCGCAGGGGCGATCCTGTCGGCGGCCATTCTCGGCGACAACCTCGCGCCGATTTCGGACACCACCATTATTTCCTCGTCGAGCCAGAGGTTCCGTTCGAAAGATGCGGTGGCCGATGTTGGCGGCGTGGTCAAACACCGGGCGCGCTATGCGCTGCTCTCAGCAGTGATCTCCGCTGTCTTCTTCCTGGTGGTGGGCATGGCGACGGCGCAGGACACTGG is a window of Sulfitobacter sp. W027 DNA encoding:
- a CDS encoding molybdopterin cofactor-binding domain-containing protein, producing the protein MKDTVTETLVGRSVARVEDPALLSGHGRYIDDLPVAPGTLALAFLRSPHGHADIRSIDTAEAARAPGVVAVITGQDVAARTRSMTVGVKADVECWPMAVDRVRYVGEPLVMVVATDRYLAEDAADLVAVDYGPLGSVVDPVAALSDDAPVLHPSLGGNLINERRFRYGDPEAAFEAASSRIGIDVTYPRSACTPIETYGVIANYEPGEDAYDVTANFQGPFSIHAVVARSLNVPGNRLRLRTPPDSGGSFGIKQGVFPYMILAGIAARIAGAPVKWIEDRLEHLSASVSATNRQTRIEAAVEADGRITALDWDQIEDCGAHLRAPEPATLYRMHGNMTGAYDIQNLAIRNRVVLTNKTPTGLNRGFGGPQIYFALERLMDAIARQLGLDRLEVIRRNLIPAGAFPYRTASGALYDSGDYATALNRAVAEGGLAELYARREKARAEGRRYGIGFACVVEPSVSNMGYITTVLTPEERAKAGPKNGAQATATIAIDPLGSVTVKVASVPQGQGHRTVLAQVVADKFALPMEAVRVLADVDTMRDAWSIASGNYASRFAPAVAGATEIAATRLREKLAKVAATQLNIALEDVSFEGGRIRAKGNPDNSLSFARVAATAHWSPGTLPDCVDQTLRETVYWSPPELEAPTAEDGINSSLCHGFIFDFCGVEIDPETAEPKIDRYVTMHDCGRILHPAMVDGQVRGGFAQAVGAAFLEEYAYGADGSFQSGTLADYLLPTVIEVPEPVILHHETPSPFTPLGAKGVGEGNCMSTPVCIANAVADALAPEGDSPDIVLPVTAAKLAPHIFGDEPAPKDPVPETKAEATTGGRKLTGNGRAVVQASRADVWQMLLDPATLDAIIPGSHGVQKVGETRFKADVTLGVGPVRGRYKADIELSDLDPPNAVTLSGQAVGALGTGGGHGRITLTDTDDGTEIAYRYEAEIGGKVASVGGRLLDGAAKVVIGEFFRALARHCGGAGTGPLARLKGLFHRITKGGRS
- a CDS encoding AraC family transcriptional regulator, whose amino-acid sequence is MSSALRIAIGTFGRVALLDMDRPLVKHAHAQCHVLLKVEGADTEFDVGGRRVALTDESAVLINAWEHHSYVHRAGQPPTIILALYIEPIWLSAFRGNWQASAGPGFFPHPGGAITPQIRRQVGETAEAMVQAPGDAATHERLIGRLMVSIIERLALWREAQPSLRARATAMRAPDRRIARAQALMCADPARIPSMEWLARESGVSRAHFFRLFEAETGISPRVYLNTQRVERAVQAVANDTRSFTDISDDLGFSVPAHFSRFFHDHAGSSPSIFRDVSALRDSG
- a CDS encoding AAA family ATPase codes for the protein MPRIKFSDVRFPNPDAPSAFDIEARLKRHLINFRKKRGKLEGGNHISDRDRLNIRRKVVAYKDAVSRRSGMDHLADKDRQKLEVFRHGVELISVETEHRADEIASAIHSEMPWMAAATEMIWQDMRASVRRGDLAPLLRPLLLVGPPGIGKTYWARTLARHLTVPTAVVEATSEPASFSVTGSQRGWGSAGPGKPLETIMATGVANPVIVVDEV
- a CDS encoding AAA family ATPase, producing the protein MIISRVSELKNAGVWKDFSAPADIQLKPRTLIYGFNGSGKTTLSRVFSSIERGRLEERLPTETAFKIEVSDGTAVTQNPISNPFGSNLLVFNTDFVSRNFEWDASSTKGIAYLSEKKVDARKEFDEIAPKLSAAKQQTKAKEKAKTKADKDLSDFKTRVARNVREVAASSTYTQSYDARKIQGHYSKASFGAEKKLSEAELKKNQGMLAQREPLPTLSFSPSLPAGLIDWFKVGQALLTESVSGIASKEFEAHSDALRWVEKGLHYHDEHSVIDCLLCGNPFSEERRAQLRVMFDRSWAEALRVLEDAVKHGHEHQQALRELYRSVPKEAEVTAEEREAIALNRMLFETAIKQLGACVGELLKGLEVKATNPTKEVEATAELADFDLERWLAEYEKIETALTSAVNRHNEAFTSFAAMQKDAFTKIEAHVLATNQGDWDRLQKAVQDAGTELKTAQTDEKGLADRQLELRNDLQDHGVGADKMNELIWAYLGHKELRLVAEAGGYSILRPSGKPATELSEGERTAVSFCYFLTQLAAEGRKVEDLVLIIDDPISSLDTAARTYAYSLMTRMTKKCAQVIVLTHNTSFMNMVKREFQNLHRRDESKWGKALLSLDCRDSGVGDERVTSLIQMHKLLVNYDSEYHYLFHLVRSAVKTGETDKLFLLPNATRKLLEMFATFCSPGRPKFADALGEYHDKVKDKLDVRALERLVQIESHGTIDGLGTLPDLTLEEAIRAAKAGINFIKEVGGDHYKKMCAACK
- a CDS encoding LysR family transcriptional regulator; this encodes MKVNDHRIHFLYEAWRSGSMRAAADFLEIAPSSVSRQIAQLETEIGTALIEHGRREISLTDAGHAVIDYYRARQTGLELLEGQLLEISTARTGHVEIAIGEGFLGPALYDTLDHFMDDYSGINLTVSVTDTTSMMRLLLEDEVHFGVGFHPVSHPQIVSRYRATVPLMAIMNTENSLAQRRSMTMQELCAEPLALMGSNFRIRQMIDEAAINNGLLISPVVTSNSIALLARMALADRAITVLPAFSVSAELACGQLSAVSIQAPQLQSVYVHLLARRNRRFPAHLSELADQIRKRLLPSALSSSYE
- a CDS encoding RidA family protein → METREINPWSWQDAFGFAHGREVTQAGRILTLSGQCATNASGVPQHPGDMAGQLSLAVANLGEVLKRAGMTYANVQGIRIFTTDMDATLENWGSLIGPFVALGHRPASTLVGTTRLFSPDLMVEIEATACA
- a CDS encoding VOC family protein, with the translated sequence MIRGIHHPSLTTDDLDALLSFYSDLLGFEVISSFGWETGSDLSELAGNITGVTGSTARSALLKAGNAYLEIFEYTQPLSARSDTPALSNKGIAHICFDSDDVKADHARLSASGVTFKSEPIDVGPMRVCYCQDPDGNFVELQQITDPQSGLCLPGYEA